A single window of Bradyrhizobium elkanii USDA 76 DNA harbors:
- a CDS encoding IS1380-like element ISBdi2 family transposase, translating to MTDDTIPPFSFPAVHAKKVTAAFDGGRLTSNGGVMLLAMAERRLGLANNLARVFPDRRDPTRVVHSLVDMFRARMFAICCGYEDADDLDHLRSDPAFKLACGRLPDTGRDLCSQPTLSRLENAPRLRDVIRLTYILVDAWMDSYPREPASVTLDIDDTCDVVHGHQQLSLFNAHYDERCFLPIHVYDTEKSRPVAVVLRPGKTPGGVEVRAHLRRLVRHIRTRWHNTQITFRGDGHYARPEAMAWCETNGIDYIFGLSGTKPLARKVDEVADDIRTRRAIENLPVLRGYTETRHKAKSWDRERRTVARIEATMLGLDIRFVVTSLDVGSAEWIYDSLYCARGQAENLIKLHKTQLASDRTSCRSALANQVRLVLHTAAYWLMLTVRDAIPKVRELAAAEFATLRLRLLKIAARVVETTSRIRLAFAAACPEADLICGLPGALLPLGP from the coding sequence ATGACCGACGATACGATTCCGCCCTTCTCGTTTCCAGCCGTTCACGCCAAGAAAGTCACAGCTGCCTTCGATGGTGGGCGCCTAACCTCGAACGGGGGCGTGATGCTTCTGGCGATGGCCGAGCGGCGTCTCGGTTTGGCCAACAATCTGGCCCGGGTGTTCCCGGATCGGCGCGATCCGACGCGGGTCGTGCACAGCCTTGTCGATATGTTCCGCGCGCGCATGTTCGCGATCTGCTGCGGCTACGAGGACGCCGACGACCTCGATCATCTGCGGTCCGATCCCGCATTCAAGCTGGCCTGCGGACGGCTGCCGGACACGGGCCGCGATCTGTGTTCCCAACCGACGCTGTCGCGGCTGGAGAATGCTCCGCGCCTGCGCGACGTGATCCGACTGACCTACATTTTGGTCGACGCATGGATGGATAGCTACCCGCGCGAGCCGGCATCCGTCACGCTCGACATCGATGATACCTGCGATGTCGTCCACGGCCATCAGCAGCTCTCGCTGTTCAACGCTCATTATGACGAACGCTGCTTCCTGCCGATCCACGTCTACGACACGGAGAAGAGCCGGCCCGTGGCCGTCGTGCTGCGGCCCGGCAAGACGCCGGGCGGCGTCGAGGTGCGTGCCCATCTGCGCCGCCTGGTACGGCATATCCGGACGCGATGGCACAACACGCAAATTACGTTCCGTGGCGACGGGCACTATGCCCGGCCGGAGGCAATGGCGTGGTGCGAGACCAACGGCATCGACTACATCTTCGGTCTGTCCGGCACCAAGCCTCTCGCCAGAAAAGTCGACGAGGTCGCCGACGACATCCGCACCCGACGCGCCATCGAGAACCTGCCGGTTCTGCGTGGCTATACCGAGACGCGCCACAAGGCAAAGTCCTGGGATCGCGAACGGCGCACCGTCGCCCGTATTGAGGCGACGATGCTCGGCCTCGACATCCGCTTCGTCGTCACCAGCCTCGATGTCGGCTCGGCCGAGTGGATCTACGACAGCCTGTATTGCGCGCGCGGCCAAGCCGAGAATCTGATCAAGCTGCATAAGACGCAGCTCGCCTCCGACCGCACCAGCTGCCGTTCGGCGCTCGCCAACCAGGTCCGTCTCGTGCTCCATACGGCCGCTTATTGGCTGATGCTGACCGTGCGCGACGCCATTCCCAAAGTCCGGGAATTGGCCGCTGCCGAGTTCGCGACGCTGCGTCTTCGGCTCTTGAAAATCGCCGCCCGTGTCGTCGAGACCACGAGCCGCATTCGCCTTGCGTTTGCCGCGGCATGTCCCGAAGCCGACCTGATCTGCGGCTTGCCCGGCGCGCTGCTGCCGCTCGGTCCTTGA
- a CDS encoding helix-turn-helix domain-containing protein, which translates to MTHKSRENNRTDSNTNSVITSPDGVRIQITAGNKWKFNRAVQRDVTGLYSRLQKDIMTILIDSTNEGFGSERSKWGYAYPGFDRLAAECGCTRRAVIENIAKLEQKKALTVKRSAGQRASGKKDRGGGGGRNKSNMYFLHGWNEFGRIENGERETVNRDHCSEETVNGAQETVNATHETVNGTHVNSEPGSPDSSSYPASEPIFKDTHTGCRADSPLTGDEPMETAVPVNYRNMSQRERFEFLKSVWGTFGARPGEDESVWHQFRAVEAMDHRTGAGDFVMMLQDIDLARPIRESAAFGPD; encoded by the coding sequence ATGACACACAAATCCCGCGAAAACAATCGCACCGACAGCAATACCAACTCCGTCATCACCTCGCCGGACGGCGTGCGAATCCAGATCACGGCCGGCAACAAATGGAAGTTCAATCGCGCCGTCCAGCGTGATGTCACGGGACTCTATTCGAGGCTCCAGAAAGACATCATGACGATCCTCATCGACTCGACGAATGAGGGTTTCGGTAGCGAGCGGTCGAAGTGGGGCTACGCTTATCCCGGATTCGATCGTCTGGCGGCCGAATGCGGCTGCACTCGCCGCGCCGTCATCGAGAACATCGCTAAGCTGGAACAAAAGAAAGCCCTGACCGTAAAGAGGTCCGCCGGGCAGCGCGCATCCGGCAAGAAAGACCGGGGTGGCGGAGGCGGCCGGAACAAATCCAACATGTACTTCCTCCACGGATGGAATGAGTTTGGCCGAATTGAAAACGGTGAACGGGAAACGGTGAACCGCGATCACTGTTCTGAGGAAACGGTGAACGGCGCACAAGAAACGGTGAACGCGACACATGAAACGGTGAACGGCACGCACGTAAACAGTGAACCCGGTTCACCCGACTCTTCTTCTTACCCCGCTTCTGAACCCATCTTCAAAGACACACACACCGGCTGCCGCGCCGATAGCCCTCTGACCGGTGATGAGCCGATGGAGACAGCAGTGCCGGTAAACTATCGCAACATGTCGCAACGCGAACGCTTCGAGTTCCTGAAGAGCGTTTGGGGTACATTCGGTGCGCGCCCTGGGGAAGATGAGTCTGTGTGGCACCAATTTCGAGCCGTTGAAGCGATGGATCATCGCACAGGCGCCGGGGACTTCGTCATGATGCTTCAGGACATCGACCTAGCCCGTCCTATTCGTGAGAGTGCGGCTTTTGGGCCCGATTGA
- a CDS encoding IS1380-like element ISBdi2 family transposase, which yields MTDDTIPPFSFPAIHAKKVTAAFDGGRLTSNGGVMLLAMAERRLGLADNLARVFPDRRDPTRVVHSLVDMFRARMFAICCGYEDADDLDHLRSDPAFKLACGRLPDTGRDLCSQPTLSRLENAPRLRDVIRLTYILVDAWMDSYPREPASVTLDIDDTCDVVHGHQQLSLFNAHYDERCFLPIHVYDTEKSRPVAVVLRPGKTPGGVEVRALLRRLVRHIRTRWHNTRITFRGDGHYARPEAMAWCETNGIDYIFGLSGTKPLARKVDEVADDIRTRRAIENLPVLRGYTETRHKAKSWDRERRTVARIEATMLGLDIRFVVTSLDVGSAEWIYDSLYCARGQAENLIKLHKTQLASDRTSCRSALANQVRLVLHTAAYWLMLTVRDAIPKARELAAAEFATLRLRLLKLAARVVETSSRIRLAFAAACPEADLIRGLPGALLPLGP from the coding sequence ATGACCGACGATACGATTCCGCCCTTCTCGTTTCCAGCCATTCACGCCAAGAAAGTCACAGCTGCCTTCGATGGTGGGCGCCTAACCTCGAACGGGGGCGTGATGCTTCTGGCGATGGCCGAGCGGCGTCTCGGCTTGGCCGACAATCTGGCCCGGGTGTTCCCGGATCGGCGCGATCCGACGCGGGTCGTGCACAGCCTTGTCGATATGTTCCGCGCGCGCATGTTCGCGATCTGCTGCGGCTACGAGGACGCCGACGACCTCGATCATCTGCGGTCCGATCCCGCATTCAAGCTGGCCTGCGGACGGCTGCCGGACACGGGCCGCGATCTGTGTTCCCAACCGACGCTGTCGCGGCTGGAGAATGCGCCGCGCCTGCGCGACGTGATCCGACTGACCTACATTTTGGTCGACGCATGGATGGATAGCTACCCGCGCGAGCCGGCATCCGTCACGCTCGACATCGATGATACCTGCGATGTCGTCCACGGCCATCAGCAGCTCTCGCTGTTCAACGCTCATTATGACGAACGCTGCTTCCTGCCGATCCACGTCTACGACACGGAGAAGAGCCGTCCCGTGGCGGTCGTGCTGAGGCCCGGCAAGACGCCGGGCGGCGTCGAGGTGCGTGCCCTTCTGCGCCGCCTGGTACGGCATATCCGGACGCGGTGGCACAACACGCGAATTACGTTCCGTGGCGACGGGCACTATGCCCGGCCGGAGGCCATGGCGTGGTGCGAGACCAACGGCATCGACTACATCTTCGGTCTGTCCGGTACCAAGCCTCTCGCCAGAAAAGTCGACGAGGTCGCCGACGACATCCGCACCCGACGCGCCATCGAGAACCTGCCGGTTCTGCGTGGCTATACCGAGACCCGCCACAAGGCAAAGTCCTGGGATCGCGAACGGCGCACTGTCGCCCGTATTGAGGCGACGATGCTCGGCCTCGACATCCGTTTCGTCGTCACCAGCCTCGATGTCGGCTCGGCCGAGTGGATCTACGACAGCCTGTATTGCGCGCGCGGCCAAGCAGAGAATCTGATCAAGCTGCATAAGACACAGCTCGCCTCCGACCGCACCAGCTGCCGTTCGGCGCTCGCCAACCAGGTCCGTCTCGTGCTCCATACGGCCGCTTATTGGCTGATGCTGACCGTGCGCGACGCCATTCCCAAAGCCCGGGAATTGGCCGCTGCCGAGTTCGCGACGCTGCGTCTTCGGCTCTTGAAGCTCGCCGCCCGTGTGGTCGAGACCTCGAGCCGCATTCGCCTTGCGTTCGCCGCGGCCTGTCCGGAAGCCGACCTGATCCGCGGCTTGCCAGGTGCGCTGCTGCCGCTCGGTCCTTGA
- a CDS encoding NF038122 family metalloprotease, with protein MTNILQSVSNYYNCQFTEDITVHINFDYQPLASGILAQASRDTVMMPYKSVRSKLLNKTNFEAKLMQLHPVDDTISLFSTGGVRIVSQLQLTRANAKALGLLNPNDGAEDSAITFSSSFAWSFDEFQGIPNTYSLFSVIVHEVGHALGFVSGVDSSEVPTLLDAYRHSDESLTTGRPSISWLPDEREPTCDVPKYFFTSPIDMNPNSKTCVLAGGCNKFVEYSKGKKNGCDSQGSHWRDGQNIGIMDPTFAPQEFNGLSGNDILAFFYMGWTPSDITILYKPGQLPGPVFDCSAPGANCVELP; from the coding sequence GTGACCAATATACTTCAGTCGGTCAGTAATTATTACAACTGCCAATTTACCGAAGACATTACCGTCCACATCAATTTCGATTATCAGCCGCTCGCCAGTGGCATCTTGGCGCAAGCGTCCCGTGACACTGTTATGATGCCTTATAAATCGGTTCGTTCAAAACTTCTGAACAAGACAAACTTTGAAGCTAAGCTCATGCAGCTTCATCCCGTGGATGACACGATTTCGCTTTTCAGCACCGGGGGAGTCCGAATTGTATCGCAACTACAATTAACGAGGGCGAATGCGAAAGCCCTAGGGCTTCTTAATCCGAATGATGGCGCGGAGGATTCCGCGATCACGTTTTCGAGTAGCTTCGCTTGGTCCTTTGATGAATTTCAAGGAATTCCCAATACCTATAGCCTCTTCTCTGTAATCGTTCACGAGGTGGGTCACGCATTGGGATTTGTAAGCGGAGTCGATTCGAGCGAAGTTCCGACCCTCCTGGACGCTTATAGGCACTCCGATGAGAGCCTGACTACTGGCCGTCCCTCGATATCGTGGCTACCAGATGAGCGTGAGCCAACCTGCGACGTGCCGAAGTATTTCTTTACAAGCCCTATCGACATGAATCCGAATAGCAAGACCTGTGTCCTTGCTGGTGGCTGTAACAAGTTTGTCGAGTATTCGAAAGGCAAAAAGAACGGTTGCGACTCGCAGGGGAGCCACTGGCGCGACGGTCAAAACATTGGAATAATGGATCCGACCTTCGCGCCACAAGAATTCAATGGCCTATCGGGAAACGATATTCTTGCGTTCTTCTACATGGGCTGGACTCCGTCAGACATCACCATCCTTTACAAACCGGGTCAGCTGCCGGGTCCGGTATTTGATTGCTCAGCGCCCGGGGCGAACTGCGTTGAGTTGCCCTGA